aatttgtttttttttgttttgttttgtttttttcctgtgtcTAGATGTGATTACGGATATGATAAAAATGCCCCTGGCAGTTCAACCTCAGACCGGATCTGCTGTGAGTATTCTCTAAAATGTGATCTTGTTTTTAGTGACACCAGCCTTTATCTAAAATCGATACGACTGTTTAATTGTGAATAGAACTGACACTGCTGTTAATTTGTTAGTTCCTAAAAAAGTCCATGTGGGCGTTGAAAGTACAGTAGTGAAACTTTAGAGAAGTGTGGGTGGAGTCCAGTTCCTGTATGCCTGAACTGGTGTGATCACTTCACCAGAATCAGAAAACCATGCTTATTTAAAACAAGACTGTGACGTGTGTGcattgcaattcaaaataaaatgttttacaatgcTGTCAGTGGTAATGATTTGATTAGCAACGCTGTTAGACATGTAGTAGATTGACATCTgagtttattgtgttttttctttgtcaCATTTCAGTGGATGGTACACCTGCTCACAGATTTCTCATTGGAGGGatagttgcagctgtgttcatCATCATACTTGGAGCTGTAGCAGTTTGCATCGTAAAAAGTACTAATAAATTACTACATTTATCTACAATATGATTCCTAAAAGAATAGtccacacaaaaataaaagttcaaaaaagttgttccaaacctgtatgaatttcttcaactgaataaaaaaaaaactctttctggtcctcactgacttccatagtatttttctccatactatgaaagtcaatgggaaccgtcaactgtttggttccatgttccatagaagaaagaaacacaaaggTTTGGAACTTGAAAactttttaagtgaactatccttttaagataTATCACATTATAGCTTTGATTAATCATAagagtttattaataatttttctcTCCTAATTTTTTCTAGGATATAAATGGTGGACAGAGGTAAATGTCTACATGCAacataatgtaaaaacaacacTGTCTTTCTGTGAAATAGTCATTTTCATGTGTtaagattaataataatcattcttttgtttttagctCCCCAAACAAGCTGAAAAGATAACAGGCTTAGGTATAAGAAGATTGCATGAAGACACAGATGTTGAGAAAGCACACCATCCATTAAGACAACAACAGCCTGAGGAGGACTATGATGACAGCACACCTGTGAGCCCTACACCGAGTAACATGACTGACAATGGACACCCTGTACAACAAGAGCATGGCAAAGAGTCTGTCAGTTCACATcctgaaacaaattcatctttgtAGACTATACACAAATAGCTGTGCTCCATCACGTTACATCTGTCAACATAGAGCATTACATGATAAAGCAGTGCTTACTCTGAATGTCCTCAAACATGTATGTATTGTAGACAATCATAAAAGTGTTCTATATAATGACTGAAACATCAGCTCCACAGCATGagctttgtgtttttaaacatacacaaatgtaTGCTGTCATTGTTACAAAATGCTGCTGTGAGCTCATTATTCATTCCCAAAATGATATTTAGCGAGGGAGACTTTATGAGCTTGCATGCCTCCATGCACTCATTTTACTGACACTAATGCTGTCTTATTCTAAAAGAGCGAGGAAGAAGTAAAGCACTTGGAAAGCTCCTGAGGAGATTTTCCTCACATCAGCTGTAGTCTCACAACACCAGTGTGATGTAGAAAGGCTGCACTAAATGAACGCACATGCATCCATCCAAATTTTAAAGAATGGTACTTTATATTTAGGATACTTTGTGGGTTACACAGGTCATGTGTTACATAATGattgtgcattttaaaaatttgaacaAGTTTAAACATTCACTGAATGTTCAGTAATTGGCATTTTCACCTAATCGTAATGACAGAAAAAACATTCTTagaacattaaatgtttaacttggatgtataaatgtaaatagaatCATTAATGTTTTGTTCACAAAATCgtgtattgttttttaatgttttgcctttgtacatttatttgctATTAGAACAAAAGTTAAACTTACAAtgccagtcaaacgtttttggacactaagattttttgtttttttaaacaagtctcttctgctcatcaagcctgcatttatttgattcaaagtacagcaaaacatacattttttactatttgttttctattagaatatattttaaaatgtaatttattcctgtcattttaaagctgaatttttagcatcattactccagtaaatTGAtgcatcagaaatcattctaatattttgatttgcggctcaaaaaacatgtattattagtagtagtagaatttttttagtttttttttgtttgtttgttttttttttttttttgatgaatagaaagttcagaagaacggcatttatctgaaatcttttgtaacattataaatgttgtaattatcacttttgatcaatttaaagcatccttgctaaataaaagtattaatttctataacccCACACACACGCGAACACACACACTCCAAgcgtgtataatgttacaaaagttatttaaatattgataataataaatgttcttgaacagcaaatcagcatattagaatgatttctgaagaatcatgtgacactgacactggagtaatgatgctgaaaatttagctttgatcacaggaataaattacattttaaaatatattcaaatagaaaacagttattttaaatagtaaaaatatttcacaatattactgctttttctaacaaaagagaaaaaaaaaaaaaaaaatcttactgcccaaaaacatttgactggtagtttaaaTGTTGTGATATCCGTGTTCCATTGCATTTTGAAGTGTAAATAGTTTCATTGTACATCAATTGTTATTGTTCATTGGgattgttctgttttattttgagtttagtGGGGAAAAAACTCACgttacatgtttaaaaaaaaacatgattttcagTACATATTAAAACAATCTTAAATCTCCATAAGTATTTACTCATCTTCCACTGTAAGATACTCACTCACTGCTGTGCTGTGTTGAGGTGTGAAATGTCCACAAAAAAACTATTGACAAATGAATTACTCATACATTGTGGGATACTCTGACTGTCCACAAGAGGTTGCCATTTCCATATTTGATGTATTTTGGCATAACCATTCTATCTCAGTTTTGACTTACAGTAAAATCACATTTCCCAATAATTTCCTGAAAtctctttattttttagaaaaagaaaaaaatgtattggtgTGTAGATTTTTGAGTCCTACAAGTCTAATTTTTGTATATAGCTAAACAAACACATACAAGTAGCTTGTTGAACTATAAATAAGGCTGTAGTATCCAAAGCGTATGACCATATGCTTGAATCGGGAAGCCCATTGATGGCCGATTTAGGCATTGTATCTCACGCCATTGTTCAACGCCTCAATCCTTATCTCAATATCACAGCCTTTTGCCTGTCATGTTTAGACTGGGATTACACATCATTTGGGCCACTGAAAGGGGGGCATGGAGGAGATTGTTGTGCCCAGTGGTGTGTTAGCTGTGAATATGTGCTCGGGGGGCGGGTGGGAGGTGCTCCTTTTTTGTACCCAGGGGTTTTCTCATTATCCTTGGATTAACAGGCCACAGGCCTTTGAATTTACATGGAGGCCATGGTGATTGGCAAGGAAGAGTTTTCCTTTTATCATTCCCTCTGCAGAGGGGAGGCCGCAAAAACAGAATATTGTCCCAAGGCCTAATCCCATTGGCGTGTTTGTGTCAGAGAGATTTATAAAAGAAAGCAAAGGAGGCAAGATTTGTGATGCATCATTCCTTGATGGATCATTTTACTTGACATTTGAGTGTTTTGATCATTTTCTGATGCAAGTTCTCCCAGCAGCAATAAAAAGTTGTATTGTCGGTGACATATGCACAGAAAATTTTAATTGCAAgtaccatttattttattttactttttgaactttcttttattttatattgaattgTAAGTaccacatttattcattttactactactacttttagactttttgtttttagcctatttattgatttaaacttgtggacttgttttttttttatgctataCAGTAGGCCTATTCTATACACTTCAAGTTGacttttattacttttaggTTTAACTTCTTGCACTTGACTTTTTCTGTCAGTATACCATTTATTTTCTCACTTTGTTCATGTTTGATCCCCTAGCACCTACATTTAAGCACTAAGTGGGGGTAAAGGTAGAAGCCTCTGGCTCTTTTCGTCTGTCAAGTCGTGACTAAACAGGAGAATAATCTTAATTATCACCCTTTAAGACGGAACAATTCATGTCCTTAATCCGCGCTGCTTTGAATTGTTTTAACAGATCAGAGCCAGATATGCAAATCCCTTAATAGTAGTGTCCTCACTGATAACATGAAGCCTAAATCCATCCTTGAAGTAAAACGCTTTGAACGCGTCTTGATCTGCCTCCAAAATCGGAGAATTATTCTCGGACGACGTCAAATATCGTTTATAAAAGTTCAATTGTGAACACGTACTTTTTAAGGTTTCAGAGAGTGATCATGGATAAATGTGTGACTATAAAACTGAGTTCTCTGATAGGAAGAGATGCGTTAGAACGCTTTGTTAAATAGCCAATATTCCAATAGAaagatttatttaatccaattaTTGACAAATTTGATTACCTATGAagctttatgtattttataagttTAGTTTTGTTCCAGTTTTGATTGGATAAACCGCATCTAAAGCCAGTAGGCCTGTACAGTTTGCTTAAACAGCATAACGACCTATATATTGGcctgttattattatatgttttttatttcgattattacatttaataatgttcCTATTTGTTAAACAGTGGTCCGTTTAATTATTTTGCTGTTGTgcccattttaaaaaaatcttattgcgGGTAGGAACACTTGCGCGGGTTAATTTCACTGAAATGGGAAGCTTTTCGTgactatttctttaattaatGGGTCTTTAGGACTTCGAGAAACTATAGCATTACAACTAGAAACTGAAAGTAGTAGTGTAACTGAAACCAAAACAATGCaacttgcatttaaataactttaaaatcattacaattgACCAGGACCAAAACGTTTACATTTTTCAAcgttttattttagcaaaaataaGTCAGCaggtaaatgcatttataatttaaacaaaataaaatgtacaatatttacacaacacGCATCCTTTGGTTTTTAAACCAGGCATTGGATTAAATCTTGTATGCAAACGTCCACAACAAAACGTTCCCAATGGTTTTCAAAGTGCAAAATTCAGTCTGTGGTGTCTTGGATGAACAGTTTCATTGACTTTGTTTGAGAAGGTCATGTGTGGAGAGGTTTACAGGTGAGTATGAGTCTCTTGAAGGCCATCCAGCCCACCACTTGCCAAAGTCTGGACTGTGATGTTTCAGTTCGCTGGGTTTCTTTACAATATCAGAGGTCGCGGTTTCCGCGAGAGACCAGATTTTAGGTTTCTGGACTTCGACGTTTTGTTTACACACTTCTTTTCTGGTCTCACACGACGTGTCAGACTTGTCACTTTCTTTTTGCTGCTCAAGTCCTTCTGCTAAACGGTCCTCGACCGACTTTGACACCGCGAcatcatcctcctcctcatcaACTGTTTGAGGATCGATTTCATCTTCATCCTCCGTGACTTTCCTCAAAGATTCCTCCTCTTCACTCTCAGCCTCTTCTTCCTCGTCCTCCTCGTCGGACTTTCCTTTAGAGGCCCAACTGACCCGGTTCTCCTTCTTCAGGCGGCGCCGAGCGTTTGCAAACCACGTCGACACCTGCGTGAGGCTCATCTTGGTGACGATGGCCAGCATGATCTTCTCGCCTTTGGTGGGATATGGGTTCTTCAGGTGCTCGCTCAGCCAGGCCTTCAAAGCGCTGGTGCTCTCTCTGGTGGCCACTTTGGTGACCCTACTCGGGTCATCAGCCGGCATGGGACGGTAAGGAGTGTAATAGGGTCCTCCACGTCCGAGGAGAGCTTGGTGATACGGTGATGCAGCTTTGAGGTCATAAGAATTGCTCTGAAAGTAAGCAAGAGAGCGTTTTAGAATAtggaaaatatacttttttaagtaTTCATTACAATACGTACAAAATCAAATCTCAAAGTCCTATTTACAATGCACTTgcataaaattgcatttatatttatgtaacaaacaaataattcataatacTTACAATGTGTGCCATGTGTCCCGGATGAGGATAAGGGATGAAACTGTACCCCGGTATTCCTGAGAAAGGTAAAGGAACCCCAGCCATGCCCACAAGATGTGGCGGTGGCTGTTGCATTCCAGATGGGCAGCCCAATAATTGATATCCAGCGGGCATGTTGATGTTTCTGTCCATGAAGAAGTTTCCAAACCCCGTTGGTGAAGCAGGCATCCTTACTCCCTGAGCTCTGGTGTTTGAATGACACTCCCTCGAGTTCACGGGCGCTCTTTATAGGCGGAGCCGCACCAGTGGGCGGTGCCACGgcgtttgattgacagctgtgaTCCAAAGGCTTTCACTGGGGCTAAATCCCTTCAAAGGAGAATTTCGGTTGTTCCTTTTAACGGCCTCTAAAAGTCTTTAAACTCATGATGCTTATCTCACGCTTATCCGTACTGAAGAGTGGAAAATAGTAGGGCTCCATTTGAAATTGCCATTTTTTGGAGATGCTCCTAAATGGAATTGATGTTTGATTCGTACATCGATCTGAAATactttaatacaattattaaaactatgGAAAAAAAGGCTTCATGTAGAACATCTGTTCTAATTTATAGGATAAATATTAGgcctatttaaactttttaaagtcTTGATGATTTGAAGCCaacaatcaaatattttattggtAGGCCATTTTATTGTTCtcatttattgcttttttaatgttttttttttttttagaaaatatttaaacatttaatttatatgtaatatattttggttttgttttatatgctttatttaatcTTGATTGCATGCAacacttgaaatgaatgaagCTCAGCCGAGAGAAACGATTGAAAGCCATCGGAACACCTTCAAATGTCGCACATTAACGGCTCAGAATAAACTTTTTTCCATCTTGCTGAGGCTGTTTCATCTTTTTGTCTGAGCAAACCGATACAAGACACGACATGACAAGCCATTATCAGAATTTGATTAGCAACACGGTGCAATGTGTGTCTGGGGCGTTTGAAACAGTAAGAAAATACCTTGTCGCTGTTTTAATTAACACCGATTTGAAAACTTTAGTTTCTTTGATTTGACATTAGATTTattgcaagttaaaaaaaaacaaaaaaacaaacaatttaacaCATGGGTTGCACGTTGATTCTTTGGTATGAAAACGTAGttgagttttcattaaaaacattagaatttagcaacatgtttttaatgttttaataagcaTTGTTAAGTAACGTTAACGTTTTGTTAAcgttactataaaaaaaatgtttaggcTAGTCAGTGCGAATTTGACGtcttatttaaatcaaataaccTTTTACAcatattagatttaaaataataatctcGGATTTATGTatctaattaaataaactagtcaacttttatttttatttttttttatatgcactATGTAAATCGTTTCCGCACGGttgcaaatgattttttttctttcggtTCCGAACGACCCTGAACTATGAATTATTTGGCTTTATTGTGAGCGAACATCAAACCTCTTTTAAAAGGGGATGACTTTGTTTTTGCCCACAACAAACCAGTACAATTGGCGTAATTAAATAGGTTTAAGCGAAACAGGTGTCGACTAATGTATATGGTAATTGCAGCATAACAGATGTTAATGTAGGGAGATACTCAGATAAGATTAGAATTCCTAAACATACATACCAATGCCTTGGAAAGAAAAGCACAGCAAACAACCCGATAGCAGGGGGTGCAGGCTCTCTGACATTGGAAATACAAGTTTTTTGTTGAAACTCACTCTTTAATCTGTTATCTAGTAAACAATGCTGGCATGCATTGTTTCCTAAAACTTTGATAGAGTCTTGGAATTAAGTTTAGTGGCATTTTAAGGATTATTTCAGTAGGGATCAAGGTGTTAACTTGATCTCTTCCAAAGGCTCATCACCTTTGGAAATGTTTATTAAGATTTTGTATGGTGAGGTTGTGTGAAGGTGTGAGACATTTGAAGGGctgacagacggacagataagTTTGGAAGCAGGGTGGGGTTCAGATCCCCTCGGGCCAAGAGCAAATTTACTCAAGTAGCACAATGGTCAAAACGGAGAGCAAAGAGCAAAGCTTATGCTGCATCTCTGGAGATAAGCAGCTCAGGGCTGTGATTATTGTGTTCCTCACACACTCTGCTTTCTCCTCTCTTTCCTCTCTTCTCGCACACAATACAGGTGTACTCATGTTCTGACAGGTCCAGTTAAGACTGTTTGCTCATGGGATGTCAGTCATTTGCCGAGAGGAGAACAGTGTGAGATAGTAGAGTGACATACTTCAGATAAGAGATGAGCTTTTCCAGTCCTTCACCATAGAGAAAGCAAAGAAATCAAGATCGGCATGAGCCGAGATTTCTCCTGAGAGCCGAATTCAATTTTGTTTCACTCTACTGGAACTCTTCGTGTCAAAATCCTCAAGGTTTGTGTTGTGGTTAACCAAACAGATCAACCAGATTAATCAATACAAATCAACAACAGCAGGATCAGAGAAAAAGGTCTCAGTACTTACCAGCTTAGTGTTACTTTTAGACATCAAGGTCAGCTGGAATCCTCCATAACATCAGAGAAAATATGGAGGTGTgctgaaaaattattttcatatgtCACAATTAATTATAtggacaataaataaatagaaatgtatttaatttctcaaaattggctgttaaaaatacacatatattgtaaataaaaaagcaaataaataaataaataaataagcacaaAATTTGGCTTTAAGACATGTATACCCTACAATagcagtaaaataaataaataaataaataaataaataaaaataaaataataataataataaaaaaaaattactatgcACAAAACCTGGTTTTACAATGACATTCtcaaaaatggtttaaaaaaagtaaataaataaattttaaaaaaatacataaataagcaCAAGCATCTTCTTTGGCCAGaagatttacccaaaaatagcagttaatgtaataatgataataatacttaaaaattaaattataaataaagtcataaataaataaatatgcacaaaaCTTGGTTTTACTGACATAATCAATAAATggcaaataaataactaaatgaaatacatAAGCAAGCACAAAATTTGACCATAAGACATACC
Above is a window of Labeo rohita strain BAU-BD-2019 chromosome 23, IGBB_LRoh.1.0, whole genome shotgun sequence DNA encoding:
- the irx7 gene encoding iroquois homeobox 7, with amino-acid sequence MPASPTGFGNFFMDRNINMPAGYQLLGCPSGMQQPPPHLVGMAGVPLPFSGIPGYSFIPYPHPGHMAHISNSYDLKAASPYHQALLGRGGPYYTPYRPMPADDPSRVTKVATRESTSALKAWLSEHLKNPYPTKGEKIMLAIVTKMSLTQVSTWFANARRRLKKENRVSWASKGKSDEEDEEEEAESEEEESLRKVTEDEDEIDPQTVDEEEDDVAVSKSVEDRLAEGLEQQKESDKSDTSCETRKEVCKQNVEVQKPKIWSLAETATSDIVKKPSELKHHSPDFGKWWAGWPSRDSYSPVNLSTHDLLKQSQ